The genomic segment TTCCTTCACGGCACGGTGTACACTGGCCGCACGATTCATGCGCATAAAAACGAGAGAGATTACGCAACACCCACACCATATCAACATCTTCGTTCATGACGATAACTCCACCAGAACCCAGCATGGTTTGATGCGCCGTCATTGATTCGTAATCGAGTGTCACAGTTTCACAATCTTTAGCTGTTAAAATGGGCATGGAGGTTCCGCCAGGAATTACCGCTTTTAAAGCCTTGCCATCTTTCATTCCCCCGCACACTTTATTGATAAGATCTTTCATGGGATAACCCAGAGGCAATTCATACACACCGGGTTTATTCACATGACCGGAAACGGAAAATAATTTTGTGCCGGGCGATTTTTCGGTACCAAACTTTTTGTAGGCATCGGCACCATTATTAAGAATGTAAGGAAGCGCCGAAATAGTTTCGACGTTATTAATAATGGTAGGACAACCAAAAAGACCCACTACAGCCGGAAACGGTGGTTTAATACGAGGCTGACCTTTGTTACCCTCAAGCGAACTTAAAAGCGCTGTCTCTTCTCCACAAATATAAGCGCCAGCACCGCGATGCACGGTTACATCCAGTTTATAATTTTTGCCAAAAAGATTTTTGCCCAAATAACCCTTTTGATAGGCTTCCTGAACCGCTTCTTCGATGCGACGATAGGCTAAATCGAATTCACCACGAATATACACATAGGCACTTTCGGCACCAATGGCGTAGCAGCAGATGATGATGCCTTCAATAAGTTGATGCGGATCATCTTCTAAAAGATAGCGATCTTTAAAAGTGCCCGGCTCCGATTCATCGGCATTCACGCACAGATATTTGGGTTTATCCACGTTTTTGGGAATAAAACTCCACTTAAGACCAGCGGCAAAACCAGCACCACCGCGGCCGCGCAAGCCGGACTTTTTAACTTCTTCAATCACATCATCAGGCTTCATCGAAAAAAGTTTGTCGATGGATTTATACCCGCCCGTTTTTTGATACACGTCGGCCGTATACGATTTTTCGAGTCCAAAACGGGTGGTAAGAACTAAATTGTCTTTGTTATCGGTCATGCTAATTCCGCCAAAATTTTATCTAATTTTGCTGGTGTTAAATTTTCGTGATACGCCTCGTTAATCATAATAGCCGGCGCGGTACCACAACTAGCCAAACATTCCACCGTGCAGAGAGAAAACTTTCCGTCACGCGTAGTTTCGCCTTCGTTAATTTTCAATTTTGTTTTGAGATGATCCACCAGACTATCGGCCCCCATCATGGCACACGAAAGCGTTCGGCAAACCTGAATATGATGTTTACCCACAGGTTTGCGGTTAAACATCGTATAAAAAGTCACCACACTCAGCACGTGCACGGGCGATAAATCGAGCAACTTGCCAACATACTCCATAGCCTCATCCGAAATAAAACCATATTGCCCCTGCACCAACCACAAGGTGGGCAAAATAGCCGCTTTTTTGGTAGGATAACGCGTTAAGAGCGTGTCAAATTTCTTTTTATTATCTGCTGTAAATTCAATCG from the bacterium genome contains:
- the nuoF gene encoding NADH-quinone oxidoreductase subunit NuoF, with the protein product MTDNKDNLVLTTRFGLEKSYTADVYQKTGGYKSIDKLFSMKPDDVIEEVKKSGLRGRGGAGFAAGLKWSFIPKNVDKPKYLCVNADESEPGTFKDRYLLEDDPHQLIEGIIICCYAIGAESAYVYIRGEFDLAYRRIEEAVQEAYQKGYLGKNLFGKNYKLDVTVHRGAGAYICGEETALLSSLEGNKGQPRIKPPFPAVVGLFGCPTIINNVETISALPYILNNGADAYKKFGTEKSPGTKLFSVSGHVNKPGVYELPLGYPMKDLINKVCGGMKDGKALKAVIPGGTSMPILTAKDCETVTLDYESMTAHQTMLGSGGVIVMNEDVDMVWVLRNLSRFYAHESCGQCTPCREGTGWIDKMLVRILREGGEEKDIALLNELSDNMMGKTICVLADSLSMPVISFIKKFPDDFRRHLKNRPQAVRVGI
- the nuoE gene encoding NADH-quinone oxidoreductase subunit NuoE; translated protein: MEFTADNKKKFDTLLTRYPTKKAAILPTLWLVQGQYGFISDEAMEYVGKLLDLSPVHVLSVVTFYTMFNRKPVGKHHIQVCRTLSCAMMGADSLVDHLKTKLKINEGETTRDGKFSLCTVECLASCGTAPAIMINEAYHENLTPAKLDKILAELA